Part of the Triticum urartu cultivar G1812 chromosome 2, Tu2.1, whole genome shotgun sequence genome, agatgaggtgctaagcaCATTAAATTGCTTAGCAACTATactccccaatgcataggtgcttagctTATTATTGCTAAGCTTACTTCATTTAATGATTTAGCAACTAAAGCTCTTCATGTATTGGTGGGCTTTCTTCCTTTAAATGTTTTGCCTAGGTTTATGCGCTTAGCATTGTTTCTTTCTGGGATCATGACACTCATCTCTCTCCTCTTAAATAACTCGCCACATCAGATTGTTTGCCTACGTCGAAGGCTTAGTACCTGTAcaaggtggagcattgggaggggCCTTAGCACCAATGCATTGGAAGTGGcctaaaccggaaaggagggagtacaacCTTCTCACGGTATCTGAGGAGCTGTTGTACCTACGCACAATTGTAAGACTCTTGAATGACATTGTTGCAAAATGTTCAAGAGCTACCAGGAGCCATCGGATCTGAGATCCAACGGCTGGTGCAGCCCCTGAAATTATAGCCGAGCCGAGGGAGTATGGGAGCCCGGGCAGAGAAGGGAGAGACAGACAGACAGACGGGGCCACCCCGCAGTAGTTGCAGCCactattcttcttcttctccattTCCTCTATCGTCTCCAAATGCCAGCCTCGTCGTGTCATCCCCCAGGccggagcgccgccgccgccgccgctccaaTCTCTGTACGTGCTAGTGGTTTCTCCCGCCTGATCCAGCGGCGGCAGTGTGGGATCCTATCGAGAAACCCTCGGCGCGCTGATATTAGATTAATAACCTGATGATTATTTTCTTGGATTCCGCAGGTGCCGTCCATGGAGAATGTGAGTCTGCCGGGCCTCCGCTCCGCTGCTGACCGCCGCGTAATCGCCCGTTGCGCCCCGGTGGCGCGGCCGGCCTGGTCGCCCCTCCGCCGCAGCAGCTGGGCCTGGGCGCACCGGCCCTTCGGGCGGCTGCTTCCCCTGGGGCTGCACGCCGTCGGCCTATTCGCCCTCCGCCTTCAGCTCTCCCACGGGGAGCGCTATGCCTGCTGCACTCTGGTATGCCAGCGTTTCAACAGCCAATGCAGACCATGCCACTGTCTCCCATGGGGACACCTTCCTCCTATAACTCTTCCAGCTGTTGACTCTGATAAAGGTTTTGCAATGCAACTGTCTCTACAGGGAGACCGTAATGATCATGCGGACTGTATACTTTCAAGTGGCGTTGCTGTATCCTTTCCTGTCAAGT contains:
- the LOC125534688 gene encoding uncharacterized protein LOC125534688, whose amino-acid sequence is MPASSCHPPGRSAAAAAAPISVPSMENVSLPGLRSAADRRVIARCAPVARPAWSPLRRSSWAWAHRPFGRLLPLGLHAVGLFALRLQLSHGERYACCTLGDRNDHADCILSSGVAIHHLLANDVSGCIRQLRLWSQILVKCIVKQILVPLCQCWLELLLKTQSDKLDSVRQQLQLKLVRSLKEYWNLYVVQHQIGGRLIYPESLRYVPLYILAFPCSAWWLC